In one window of Microtus pennsylvanicus isolate mMicPen1 chromosome 2, mMicPen1.hap1, whole genome shotgun sequence DNA:
- the LOC142844975 gene encoding olfactory receptor 4F6-like codes for MFKTNYTELSEFVFLGLSTSRPIQHFFLAFSMVFYVAIVLGNTLVVLTVTFDPHLHFPMYFLLGNLSFIDLCLSTLTVPKMISDLSSGHNTISFQGCVFQIFVLHVLGGSEMVLLIAMAWDRYVAICKPLHYLTIMSPWTCRLLLSGAWVIGLLHSVAQLAFVAHLNFCGPNKIDSFYCDLPQFIKLACAEPHKMQFMVTANSGFISVGTFFLLIISYIVILFTVRKHSSGDLSKALSTLSAHISVVILFFGPCIIVYMWPFPTFPVDKFLAILDFMITPILNPAIYTLRNKDMKVAMRRMITQLLKMIKMS; via the coding sequence atgtttaaaacaaattaCACAGAGTTGTCTGAGTTTGTATTTCTGGGACTTTCAACATCTAGACCAATACAgcatttctttcttgccttctctaTGGTGTTTTACGTAGCCATTGTGCTGGGAAACACCCTTGTTGTGCTTACAGTGACCTTTGACCCACATTTACATTTCCCTATGTACTTTCTTTTGGGAAACctctcatttattgatttatgtctTTCCACCTTAACTGTACCAAAAATGATTTCTGACCTCTCCTCTGGGCACAATACCATCTCATTTCAGGGTTGTGTCTTCCAGATATTTGTCCTTCATGTCCTGGGGGGATCTGAGATGGTACTGCTGATAGCCATGGCCTGggacagatatgtggccatatgCAAGCCCCTCCACTACCTGACCATCATGAGCCCATGGACGTGCCGTTTGCTCTTGTCTGGTGCTTGGGTTATTGGGTTACTGCATTCTGTTGCCCAATTAGCTTTTGTTGCTCATTTGAATTTTTGTGGTCCTAATAAGATAGATAGCTTTTACTGTGATCTTCCTCAGTTCATCAAACTGGCATGCGCAGAGCCCCACAAAATGCAGTTCATGGTTACTGCCAACAGTGGGTTTATTTCTGTAGGAACCTTCTTCTTACTGATTATTTCCTACATTGTAATCCTTTTCACTGTAAGAAAACATTCATCAGGTGACttgtccaaggccctctctactctTTCTGCTCACATCTCTGTGGTGATTTTGTTCTTTGGACCATGCATCATTGTGTACATGTGGCCATTTCCTACTTTCCCTGTGGATAAGTTTCTTGCCATTCTGGACTTCATGATTACGCCCATCCTGAACCCTGCCATTTACACACTGAGGAATAAAGACATGAAGGTGGCAATGAGGAGAATGATTACTCAACTGCTCAAGATGATCAAAATGTCTTGA
- the LOC142844973 gene encoding olfactory receptor 4F6-like, translated as MNEANYSEVSEFIFLGLSIYRPTQYFLFAFSTISYASIFLGNFSVVLIVIFDPHLHSPMYFLLANLSFVDFCFSTSTVPKLISDLYSSHNTISFQNCIFQMFVLHVLGGCEMVLLVVMAWDRYVAICKPLHYLTIMSPRKCILLVIGAWIIGLIHSVTQLAFIVHLPFCSSNEIDSFYCDLPRFIKLACIDTYRMEFLVTAESGLISVTTFFLLIVSYIFILFTVWKQSLGSLSKALSTLSAHISVVVLFFGPCIFVYVWPFPTIPVDKFLAILDFMITPILNPAIYTLRNKDMKVAMRKLSKQLLSRKSAC; from the coding sequence ATGAATGAAGCAAATTACTCTGAAGTGTCTGAGTTTATATTCCTGGGATTATCAATCTACAGACCAACACAATACTTCCTCTTTGCATTTTCTACAATATCATATGCATCTATTTTTCTAGGAAATTTCTCAGTTGTGCTTATAGTTATCTTTGACCCCCATTTACATTCACCCATGTATTTCCTTTTAGCTAACCTTTCATTTgttgacttttgtttttcaacCTCAACTGTCCCTAAGTTGATTTCTGATCTGTATTCCAGTCATAATACCATTTCATTCCAGAACTGTATCTTTCAAATGTTTGTACTTCATGTCCTGGGGGGATGTGAGATGGTGTTGCTGGTGGTCATGGCCTGggacagatatgtggccatatgCAAGCCCCTCCACTACCTGACCATCATGAGCCCACGGAAGTGCATTTTGCTTGTGATTGGTGCCTGGATTATTGGTCTCATTCACTCAGTGACTCAATTAGCTTTTATTGTCCATTTGCCTTTTTGCAGTTCTAATGAGATAGATAGTTTTTACTGTGACCTTCCTAGGTTCATCAAACTGGCCTGTATAGACACCTACAGGATGGAGTTCTTGGTTACTGCTGAGAGTGGATTAATTTCTGTCACTACCTTCTTCTTATTGATTGTCTCTTACATCTTCATACTGTTCACTGTATGGAAGCAGTCCTTGGGCAGTTTGTCTAAAGCCCTCTCTACGCTTTCTGCTCACAtctctgttgttgttttattctttggaccatgtatttttgtgtatgtatggcCATTTCCAACAATACCAGTGGATAAGTTTCTTGCCATTCTAGACTTCATGATTACACCCATCCTGAACCCTGCCATTTACACACTGAGGAACAAAGACATGAAGGTGGCAATGAGGAAACTGAGTAAGCAGCTCCTGAGTAGGAAAAGTGCCTGCTAA